In Mycobacteriales bacterium, the following are encoded in one genomic region:
- a CDS encoding YbaK/EbsC family protein — MHANAERVAAALRAADADAAADGIRELADSTRTALEAADALEVPVGAIVKSLVFAADDRPVLVLASGDHQVDTAKVATVLGTAKVKRADADLVREATGFPIGGVAPVGHPAALTTVVDTHLADFAVIWAAAGTPHAVFPTTYAELVRVSGGTPADVAAAS; from the coding sequence ATGCATGCAAACGCCGAGCGAGTTGCCGCCGCGTTGCGCGCGGCCGATGCCGATGCGGCAGCCGACGGGATCCGAGAGCTCGCGGACTCGACCCGCACCGCGCTTGAAGCCGCCGACGCGCTCGAGGTCCCGGTCGGTGCGATCGTGAAGTCGCTGGTGTTCGCCGCCGACGACCGTCCGGTCCTGGTCCTCGCCAGCGGCGATCACCAGGTGGACACCGCCAAGGTCGCGACGGTCCTCGGCACCGCGAAGGTCAAGCGAGCCGACGCCGACCTGGTGCGCGAAGCGACCGGCTTCCCGATCGGCGGGGTCGCTCCGGTGGGCCACCCGGCAGCGCTCACCACGGTCGTCGACACGCACTTGGCGGACTTCGCCGTGATCTGGGCCGCCGCCGGTACGCCGCACGCCGTCTTCCCCACCACCTACGCCGAGCTCGTCCGGGTCTCGGGCGGCACGCCTGCCGACGTCGCTGCCGCGTCGTGA
- a CDS encoding SAV_6107 family HEPN domain-containing protein: MTHGVLERPTGRRPADAVSPGRTTLPASALRLVMAARRALGEAEQATDLGERYAAAHLAALRAAAAVLAAQARPDAEHPMRRGRPTSVWTLLDRIAPELGEWAAYFAAGADRRIAAQAGLRGAVTARQADDLMRDAGLFVDLVAARLGMPAEGQAMLPLGLSAAYPVGHSA, translated from the coding sequence ATGACCCACGGGGTGTTGGAACGTCCGACCGGACGCCGGCCTGCGGATGCAGTCTCGCCCGGGCGGACGACACTTCCGGCCTCGGCGCTGCGACTGGTCATGGCCGCGCGGCGGGCGCTCGGCGAGGCCGAGCAGGCGACCGACCTCGGCGAGCGGTACGCCGCGGCGCATCTGGCAGCGCTTCGGGCGGCAGCGGCAGTGCTCGCGGCGCAGGCGCGGCCGGATGCTGAGCACCCGATGCGGCGAGGCCGTCCGACGAGCGTGTGGACCCTGCTCGACCGCATCGCCCCAGAGCTCGGCGAGTGGGCCGCCTACTTCGCCGCTGGTGCCGACCGCCGGATCGCGGCGCAAGCCGGTCTTCGGGGCGCCGTCACCGCCAGGCAGGCCGACGACCTGATGCGTGACGCGGGCTTGTTCGTCGACCTGGTCGCCGCCCGACTCGGAATGCCGGCGGAGGGCCAGGCGATGCTTCCGCTCGGCTTGTCCGCGGCGTATCCCGTGGGCCACAGCGCCTAA
- the dinB gene encoding DNA polymerase IV, which produces MLHADMDAFYASVELRRQPQLAGKPLVVGHPSGRAVVLAATYEARKFGIHSAMPMAQAMRRCAGLVVVAPDHAAYSEASKAVMAIFRSVTPEVEPLALDEAFLDVSGAVRRLGSPRQIAMQIRARIAEQEQLPCSIGVASTKFVAKLASSRAKPDGLLVVPRESVLAFLHPMPIGALWGVGDKTEAALTQIGLRTIGDIAATPVSTLVHTVGKAAGAHLHALANGQDSRPVVPNEPDRSIGAEETFAQDIDDHDGILRELLRLSERCAERCRASGQVGRTVAIKVRFSDFRTISRSRTLTEPTDVARTIYDTAVALYDALEIEGVPLRLVGVRLEGIARAADVPEQLTLSGDDEEWRAAARAVDQVAAKFGREAIRPAALVRHDPQ; this is translated from the coding sequence ATTCTCCACGCCGACATGGACGCCTTCTACGCCAGCGTCGAGCTGCGTCGTCAGCCGCAGCTGGCGGGAAAGCCGCTCGTCGTCGGCCACCCCAGCGGCCGGGCCGTCGTGCTCGCGGCGACCTACGAAGCGCGCAAGTTCGGGATTCACAGCGCGATGCCGATGGCGCAGGCGATGCGGCGCTGCGCGGGGCTGGTCGTCGTAGCACCGGACCACGCGGCGTACAGCGAAGCGTCCAAGGCGGTCATGGCGATCTTCCGTTCCGTGACGCCCGAGGTGGAGCCGCTGGCTCTCGACGAAGCGTTCCTGGACGTGTCCGGCGCCGTCCGCAGGCTGGGGAGTCCGCGACAGATCGCGATGCAGATCAGAGCGCGAATCGCCGAGCAGGAGCAGCTGCCGTGCTCGATCGGGGTCGCCAGCACCAAGTTCGTGGCGAAGCTCGCGTCCTCTCGCGCCAAGCCGGACGGGCTGCTGGTGGTGCCGCGCGAGTCCGTGCTCGCCTTCTTGCACCCGATGCCGATCGGCGCCTTGTGGGGAGTGGGCGACAAGACCGAGGCCGCGCTGACCCAGATCGGGCTGCGCACGATCGGTGACATCGCGGCCACGCCGGTCTCGACCCTCGTCCACACCGTCGGCAAGGCTGCCGGCGCTCACCTGCACGCGCTGGCGAACGGGCAGGACTCGCGGCCGGTCGTCCCCAACGAGCCGGACCGCAGCATCGGCGCCGAGGAGACCTTCGCCCAGGACATCGACGACCACGACGGCATCCTGCGGGAGCTGCTGCGGCTCTCGGAACGCTGCGCCGAGCGCTGCCGGGCAAGCGGGCAGGTCGGGCGCACGGTCGCGATCAAGGTCCGGTTCTCCGACTTCCGGACGATCAGCCGTTCCCGAACCCTGACTGAGCCGACCGACGTCGCCCGCACCATCTACGACACCGCGGTGGCGCTCTACGACGCGCTGGAGATCGAGGGCGTCCCGCTGCGTCTGGTGGGCGTGCGCCTCGAAGGGATCGCTCGCGCGGCCGACGTCCCGGAGCAGCTCACGCTCAGCGGGGACGACGAGGAGTGGCGCGCCGCCGCGCGCGCCGTCGACCAGGTGGCGGCAAAGTTCGGCCGCGAGGCGATCCGTCCTGCGGCGCTCGTCCGCCACGACCCGCAGTGA
- a CDS encoding DUF3040 domain-containing protein has product MPLSDHEQRLLEQIEQALYDEDPKFARLYQTTDVRSHYRSRLIRAAIGVVLGLAILLAAVIVPLIPLGVVGFLVMLASASYGVASWQRMVGQRVGRPGDRPRLRRRSRRSAVRSADGRSLLERLEQRWQRRQDGNR; this is encoded by the coding sequence GTGCCGCTCTCCGATCACGAGCAGCGTCTGCTCGAGCAGATCGAGCAAGCGCTGTATGACGAAGATCCGAAGTTCGCGCGCCTGTATCAGACCACCGACGTTCGCAGTCACTACCGCAGCCGGCTGATCCGCGCCGCGATCGGTGTGGTGCTCGGCCTGGCGATCCTGCTGGCCGCGGTGATCGTCCCGCTGATCCCGCTCGGCGTCGTCGGTTTCCTCGTCATGCTCGCCAGCGCCTCCTACGGCGTGGCCTCATGGCAGCGAATGGTCGGTCAGCGGGTCGGTCGGCCGGGTGACCGGCCGCGGCTGCGCCGGCGCTCCCGTCGCAGCGCGGTGCGGTCCGCCGACGGTCGATCACTGCTGGAGCGACTCGAACAGCGGTGGCAGCGCCGCCAGGACGGCAACCGCTAG